A window from Solanum stenotomum isolate F172 chromosome 5, ASM1918654v1, whole genome shotgun sequence encodes these proteins:
- the LOC125864984 gene encoding probable serine/threonine-protein kinase PBL23, with protein sequence MRKTHLKSSRSSVYETRTTSKYDDSEGLATMLRSATMHPGVGKQNMMAEDILRYGNVNISAEVFTFRELAHATDNFNPEFLVGEGGFGRVYKGHLKRTDQVVAVKQLDRNGVQGNREFLAEVLNLSLINHPNLVNLIGYCADGNQRILVYEFMQNGSLEDHLLDFPSNKKPLDWHTRMKIAKGAAQGLEYLHDIANPPIIYRDFKASNILLDECLIPKLSDFGLAKLGPAEGEDHVSTRVMGTYGYCAPEYAMTEQLTSRSDVYSFGVVLLELISGRRAIDNTRPPEEQNLISWAKPLFKDKNMLTEMADPLLGGNYPVMELHQALAIANMCIQDEAYTRPLISDVVTALEYLAMPRDDEVTISKTEVEYSADELCLKDLTTETNCVS encoded by the exons GGGTCGGCAAGCAGAATATGATGGCTGAAGATATACTTAGATATGGAAATGTAAACATTTCAGCAGAAGTATTCACATTCCGCGAGTTAGCTCATGCGACAGACAACTTCAATCCTGAGTTTCTAGTTGGTGAAGGAGGATTTGGGAGGGTCTATAAGGGACACCTCAAAAGAACTGATCAA GTTGTTGCTGTCAAACAACTTGACAGGAATGGGGTTCAAGGAAACAGAGAATTTCTTGCAGAAGTCTTGAATCTAAGTCTCATTAATCATCCGAATCTTGTCAATTTGATAGGATATTGTGCTGATGGCAACCAGAGAATTCTCGTCTACGAATTCATGCAGAATGGATCTTTAGAAGATCATCTTCTTG ATTTTCCATCAAATAAGAAGCCATTGGATTGGCATACCAGAATGAAGATAGCTAAAGGCGCAGCGCAAGGGCTAGAATACTTGCATGATATTGCCAATCCTCCCATAATCTATCGCGATTTCAAAGCATCCAACATATTATTAGATGAGTGTCTTATTCCTAAGCTCTCAGATTTTGGGCTTGCTAAGTTAGGTCCAGCGGAAGGCGAGGATCATGTTTCTACAAGGGTTATGGGGACCTATGGATACTGTGCACCAGAGTATGCTATGACAGAACAGTTGACATCAAGATCTGATGTATATAGTTTTGGAGTTGTTCTGTTGGAACTTATTTCAGGGAGAAGAGCTATTGATAATACAAGACCACCAGAAGAGCAAAACTTGATTTCTTGG GCCAAACCACTTTTTAAAGATAAGAACATGCTCACTGAAATGGCTGATCCGTTGCTCGGAGGAAATTACCCTGTAATGGAACTTCATCAAGCTCTTGCTATTGCAAATATGTGTATCCAAGACGAAGCCTACACGAGACCTTTGATTAGTGATGTTGTTACAGCTCTTGAGTACTTAGCCATGCCAAGAGATGATGAAGTCACAATTAGCAAGACAGAAGTAGAGTATAGTGCTGATGAGTTGTGTCTAAAGGACTTAACAACAGAAACTAATTGTGTCTCATAA